The genomic stretch gactatcctggctaacacggtgaaacccagtctctactaaaaatacaaaaaatcagccgggtgtggtggcgggtgcctgtagtcccagctactcgggaggctgaggcaggagaatggcgtgaacctgggaggtggagcttgcagtgagaggagatcacgccaccgcactctagcctgggtgacagagcgagactccatctcaaaagaataaataaataaataaataaaataaaaattagtcaagcatgatggtgcacacctgtagtcccagctacttgggaggctgagaagagagaatcccttgagccaggaggtcgaggctgcagtgagctgtgatcgcaccactgcactccagcctgggcaatagagcaagatcctgtgtccaaaaaaaaaaaaatcctgtagtACCCACCTCCTAGCCTTTGCCcctgttttttctttgtctggTGTTGTCTTCTCACAGATGTTTCTTTCTCATACCTGGTTCCCTCCATCTTCATTCAAATCAAACATCGCCTGGCCAGAGAAGCCCCAACCCCCAGTCCTGCTCTGCCATCATACTGTCTGGTGGTTTACTCTTGGTAGCCCTTATACCTGGTGCTATATTGCATCCTGCTAGGACTTTTTTCAATGATGTAATGTTCtagatctgtgctgtccaatatggcagccaccAGCCACACGGGGCTCTTTGGCCCTTGAAATAGTGAgactgaggccgggtgcggtggctcacgcctgtaatcccagcactttgggaggctgaggcgggcggatcacctgaggtcaggagttcgagaccagcctggccaacgtggtgaaaccccgtctctactaaaaatacaaaaaattagttggttgtggtagcaggctcctgtaatcccagctactcgggaggctgaggcaggagaatcccttgaacctgggaggtggaggttgcagtgagccaaggtcgtgccattgtactccagcctgggcgacaagagtgaaactctctctctctcaaaaaaaaaaaaaaaagagtgaagagtgtgactgaggaaccgaacttttacatttatttcatcttAATGTCTTTACATTTCCATATTCTAAATTTAAACGGAAATAGCCACGTGTGTCTGCTGGATATCATATTGGACAGTGAAGATGTAGAATATCCCATCATCACAAAAAGTTCtcccagactgggcaatatagcaagactctgtctctgcaagAAATGAAacaatcagctgggtgtggtggcatgcacctgtagtcctagctccttgagaggctgaggcaagaggattgcttgggtctgggagtttgagactgcagtgagctatgactgcaccacggcactgcagcttgggcaacagagtgagggaAGAAAGGTTATGGAaacttttctgagaaaaaaaaaagttatgttggACAACGCAGGGCTAGAATTCCAGCTCTTTCAGAGGAAGGTATTGGACTCCTCCTCAGTGCCTAGCACCACCGCTGACACAGAGTAAGGGTGTGGTAGAGATTGACTGAGTAAGGCGCGGAGCTTCCACAGGGCAGCGGTGACGATGATCTATCTTCTCACATTCCTGTTTCTTCTCAACCCAGCCTTCACCGGCTTCTTGCTTGGTTGAGGGCCACATATTTTCTGATGCATCTGTGTCCTTCCTGCTCTGAACCCAAGTTCAGAGTTGGCTGGACAAATCCTGACTCGCCCCAGCGCCCCCAGCCTGCCCCACCTCCACAGAACACCTCGCTCTCTTGGATTTCACGAACTCACATTTATTCACAGACAGACAAAGGGACAAGGACAGACCTTTGCTCACTGGGGACCCCCAGGGTCTGGCAGTTCCAAAGAGGTGATGGTGTCCAGTGTGTGAAACGGGGGACAGGCAGGCGGGGGCGTCCCCACCAGTCTCCATCCCTCTGGCCAACTGTCCGCCGCCTTTTTTTCCAAGTCGTCCTGCCTTAAGACACATGTTGGGGTGAGCGGTTCCTAACCAGCATCAGGGGTTCTGGGGGCGGGCGATGGGGGAGGAAGGGGCAGTCCAGGGCCCCCCACTCCTTAGTGTCAAGGGCGTCAAGGGGACGGGTGGGTAGACAGAGGAGGTGGCTCCTTCAACTTCCCTCCTCCATTCTGCAAACCGGGGAGCTCAGGCGGAGCGGCGGAGGGCAGGGCGGCGAAGGTCAGGAGGCCAGGCCCCCCAGCCCGCGCAGGTGAGCCTTGCTGtctacctcttcctcctccatctcGAAGGCTGAGTGGTCTTGGCTGTCGAAACAGGAGGCGCTGAGGAAGACAGGGGGAGCCGGCGGGGACTGGGGTGGGGTCCCCGGAGAGGGCGGCTCTTCCTTAATGTTTGCGAGGGGCAGCGGGAGCCCTTCTTCCTCCTGTTCGGCCTTCAGGGGCGGCGGGGGCGGTGGCGGCGACGTCGGGGCCTGGGCCTGCAGTGCCTGCAGCGCGGCGGCCCTCTCCAGCTCTGCGCGGTGGCAGCGCTGGTGGCGCAGGAGGCTGTAGGCGCGCGAGAAGCGGCGCGGGCAGCGCGGGCACGGGTGCGGGGCTGGGCCCCCCGCGTGCACCTGTGCGTGGCGCGCCAGGTCGGCCAGGCGCTTGAACTCCCGCTGGCAGCGCACGCACTGGAAGGGGCGCGCTCCCGAGTGGGTCACCCCGTGCTGCCGCAGGTGCGCCCGGCGCCTGAAACCTTTGCCGCACTCTGGGCACCAGAAGCGGGGCTCCCCGGCGGGGGGCCGAGCCGGGGCAGCGTCGCCTCCGTTCTGCCCGCCTTCTCCCCCTTCCGAGGCACCCACGCACTCCGCCCCCTCGCCCCCCTCCGGCCCCTTGGCTGAGTTCCGTGCACCCGAGGCCTTGTCGTCCTTCTTGCCCGCCGCGGGCAGCGGGGCCAGCAGGCTGAGGGGGCCGTGGACGCGGCGGTGCTGGCGGAGGTAGGAGGCGAGGCGGAAGGCCAGGCCGCAGTCTGGGCACACGAAAGGGCGGTCGGTGGAGTGGACCAGCCGGTGGCGCGACAGGGACCAGGGCCTGGCGAAGGCCTTGAGGCAGATGGAGCACTGGTGTCGCTTGGGGCGTGGCGGGGgccccccttccccttcctgttCGCCCTCGGGGCGCAGACACGGGTGCGCCTTGAGCTCGCCCTTGGTGGCGAAGGCTTCGCGGCAGCGCAGGCACAGCAGCGTCCAGTCTGCCTGGAGCAGGACCTGTTTCTCCTCCTGCCGCCCGGCCGCCAGCGCCAGCTCGGCCCTCAGCTCTGCTGCCCCGGCCGCGGCCTCCTCCGACTCCGACTCCCGGGGCTCCGCGGCGCTGGTGGGCGCAGCCAGCGTGGAAGGCTCCCCCGCAGGCCACGTCTCAGGCCACGCTGCGACCGCCTCCTCCTCCGTGGCCCCCGCTGCAGCCGTGGTAGGCGGCTCCGAGCCCTCTTCCTGCGGGCCCCAGCTGGGCTCGGCCGTCTCCTTGGCCACCCTCTCGATGGCCAGCTCGACCTCGCCGCCCGCGTGCTCCTGAGCCAGGTGGCGCCTGAGCTGGGCCGGTTCTGGGAAGGTGCGGGGGCAGGCGGCGCAGCGCAGCGGGGGCTGGGGCCCGTGGCCGCGCAGGTGGCGGGAAAGGTGGGCCGGCCGGCGGAAGGCCTTGGGGCACAGCGGGCAGGCGTGGGGCCGGAGCCCCGAGTGGCTCAGCCGGTGCCGGGAGAGGTAGTAGGGGAAACGGAAGAGGCGGCcgcaggtggggcagggcaggggcgcCCTAGGGGCTCCAGCGCCCCCCCTGCCACGGCCACGGCCTCGACCACGGCCTCGGCCACGGCCCCGGCCTCGGCCACGGTGAGGTGGGCTGCCCTGGGCGGGTGGAGGAGGCTGCGGATCCATGCctgtggggagagaggggagagatggGAAGCGGGGCAGAGGTAAAAAGAGGTGCGTGGGGTGTGgcagaaagagaagcagagacagTCAGAGATGGAGAGGCAGAGAGGGTCAGGTATTTAGCCAGGAGAGAGATATGAGACAGACAAAGATGAGAGACACCGAGGGGAGGccagagatggagagacaggaGGAGAGAGATCAGAGACAGAGCGACAGAGCAGGGAATAGAGACAGgagaaggcagagatgggagacACGGAGAAGTGGGGATGGACAGACAGAGACCAGGAGTCGCAGAAAGACAGGATGGTGAAAGGCAGAGCATAGAAGAGACAGAGGAGAGTGAGGAACACccagcagagagacagagacacagagaagaggaAACAAAGAGACTTGGAGAACCAGAGGCAGAGATAGTGCAAGCGCAGAGATCAGAAGAGCAGTGGCGGTTTGGGGGCcggggagacagggagacagacacacagagggagTGAACTGGGCAGAGGCACGGAGGGGGACAAAGTCAGCGAACCGCTTCTGCTCCAGGTCCCCCGGCCAGGCTGAACgttttgggaggggctgggacaCAGCCCATGGGGCCTGAGTGGAGGGGGTGGGATTCGAAGCCGGTAGGCCCCGGAAATAGAGTGTGTTCTCAgaggccaggggctgggagaggtcGGGGAGTAGGAGGGTTCAGACTTCTGGTCTGAGTTGGGAGGGGGCTAGGGGCCCAGACTCTTGGGACCGATGGGGATGGGAGCTGGGGATTGAGACTCCTGGGTCCAGGTCATGACGGATTGGGGAATCTGGACTCTGGTATGGAGGAGGTGTGGATTCCTGGGTCCCggtggaggaggggctggggagggggctgggctcCCAGGACaagggggaggtgggggctggggacccAGCTGCCGGGAATCCCCAGGGAGGACGCGACTGAGGGCCGGACCTCTGGACTCGGGAGGGAGGCTGGTGGGGGTCGGGGGTCCCAGGTCCTAGAGGGGGGCCGATCTCCGGGCCAAGCCTGCAGCTCCCCGAAGGCATGATCAGCAGAACTGGGGCCGGGTCGAGGCCTCGAGGATTTCTCAGCCCTGGGCCTGGGGCTTGGTCCTGGTCGCTGGGGCTGGGTTCTTACCTCGCCTCCTtggctcctttcttccttccccacgGCCGGCCAAACGCGGACGGTGGTGGCGGGGAGGGAGGGGGGCCTGAGCGTGGtggggggtggaggaggaggctgggctcGGTGTCACTGCCTAAGCCTTCCCCCCGGAAACCTGGCCTTTCCTCGGAGCCTGAAAGAGGAAAGACTGGCTGGGAAGCCGGAAGCGGGAGGACGGGGAAcctggagaggggagggaaggcagcTTGCACTACAGGGTCCTgtgaggggagggggctgggggtcTGTCCCCCGGGCTCCCAGAGGGCGGAGGGTGCTGAGGGCCTGGAACACTGGGTCCAGCTACTCCCGGCTccccaacatgcacacacacatattcattcattccttcaacaaatacaCATTTATCAGGTCctgtctgtgccaggcactgtgtcagGCCAGGGGAGTGGCTGGGGGAGGAAGATGAATGAATCAGTGACAGAGGCTTCAGAAAGTACTGGCACTCTGGATCAGAACCTGGCTCCAGCCTTCCCCCTTGGCTGTCTGGGTGAAGGAGTCTCCCACTTTGAGCCTCGGTTTCCCCCTTTGTGAAAGCCCCTGCATATACTCATTCAACTCTAAGCGaccaatatttactgaatatctacTACGGGCCAGCCTGCATATATTTGTCTACATATACGCATATTCACTGGGACCTTAGCAGccaatgtttactgagcacctactatgggcTGGTGCTGTCCTTGGTGCTGGAGTCACAGTGGCAAAAACTGGAGCTCACTGTCTGATGGGGAAGGCAGATAGACACGGATCAATCACGCTGCAGTGCATGTGGGGGAACGTGTGCTCCGAGGCAGGGAACTGCTATGAGAATGCAGAGAACAGAAGGCACTGAGCTGAGCTCACACTGGAAGGAGGTGATTCCTGAGGTCTTCCTGGAGGCAGCAATGTTTCAGCTGAAATTGGCAGAATGAAACCAACCTGGCGACATCTCAGAAACCTATTCTGGAGCAGAAAAGGCATTTTGCAGGAGTATACCCACAGCTTGACGCTGTTTGTTTAAGGTTACATTCCTGCCAAACAGTGCTAATGACAGTGCGAGCAAACAGGTCCTTTCATACACGGCTGGGGCAAGTAGAACCTGGAACATTCTTACCGAGCCAGcaattccaggaatttattcttcAGAGGCATCTACTCGGAACTGCACAAAATAATGTCTGCACCAGGTTAATCATTGCAGTCCTGCACATCACTGCAAACAGCTGAAACCAATCTAAACACCCATCTGTAGGAGAGCTGAGTAATAAATCATGACTGATCCACCCAGTGGAATACTAGGTGTccatagaaaagaacaaagaagctCACCGTGTGCATATATGGTAAGTCTCCAAGTGATAACCTgtagaagagaaaaatggaaggtCAAGTACAGCCTGCAGCCTGTTCTGGGTTTGTGTGTGTTCTGGGATTGTGTCCAGATGAACTGGAACaagagagaagaaactgaaactggCAACATAGTCTAACTTCCAGGACAGAAATTTACTACACTCtatccttgtttttttgtttgttttgttttgttttcttttgagatgagatctccttctgttgcccaggctggctggaggaagtgcagtggtgtgatctcggctcactgctcgacctcccgggctcaagcaatcctcccacctcagcctcctgagtaggtggggctacaggagtgtgccaccatgtctggctaatttttgtatgttttgtagagatggggtctccctatgttgcccaggctgggcttgaactcctgggctcaagcgatccacctgcctcggcctcccaaagtgctggaattacagacattagccagtgtgcccagccttTTGTACTTTTTGAATTCAAAACCGTGTGAATGTGCTATATACTCAAGAAAGTAAaggaggccaagcatggtggctcacgcctgtaatctcagcactttgggaggcccaggtgggcagatcacctgaggccaggagttcaagaccagcctggcccacatggtgaaaccccatctctacaaaaagtacaaaaattagccaggcataatggcacatgcctataatcccagctactcaagaggctgaggcaggagaatggcttgaacctgggaggcagaggttgcagtgcgctgagatcgtgccattgcactccagcctgggcgacagagcaaaactccacctcaaaaaaaaaaaaaaagaaaagaaaatagtaaaggaaaaagaaatacatggggattataaaaataaatgaaatgaaaaataatagctTACTCTTGTGAGCGTATTACAAATGTGAACCCATTTACTCCTTGCTTTATGAAGTAGGTaccattatttttcccttttacagAGGATAAAAGTGAGATACTAGAAGTTTCCAAACCTAGCGAGTCTCAGTAAGAAGTTTCACTTCACAAACAGATAGGAGAAATGATAGTGGATCAGaagcatgatttaaaaaaaataataaaaggccgggcgtgatggctcatgcctgtaatcccagcactttgggaggccgagggtggcagatcacttgagatcaggagttcgagaccagcctggccaacacggtgaaaccgtctctactaataatacaaaaattagctgggcatggtggtgcgcgcctgcaatcccagctagtccggaggctgaggcaggagaatcgcttgatcccgggaggcggaagttgcagtgagccgagatcgtgccactgtactccagcctgcgacagggcaagactccgtctcaaataaataaataaata from Pan paniscus chromosome 20, NHGRI_mPanPan1-v2.0_pri, whole genome shotgun sequence encodes the following:
- the ZNF579 gene encoding zinc finger protein 579 isoform X1, producing MDPQPPPPAQGSPPHRGRGRGRGRGRGRGRGRGRGGAGAPRAPLPCPTCGRLFRFPYYLSRHRLSHSGLRPHACPLCPKAFRRPAHLSRHLRGHGPQPPLRCAACPRTFPEPAQLRRHLAQEHAGGEVELAIERVAKETAEPSWGPQEEGSEPPTTAAAGATEEEAVAAWPETWPAGEPSTLAAPTSAAEPRESESEEAAAGAAELRAELALAAGRQEEKQVLLQADWTLLCLRCREAFATKGELKAHPCLRPEGEQEGEGGPPPRPKRHQCSICLKAFARPWSLSRHRLVHSTDRPFVCPDCGLAFRLASYLRQHRRVHGPLSLLAPLPAAGKKDDKASGARNSAKGPEGGEGAECVGASEGGEGGQNGGDAAPARPPAGEPRFWCPECGKGFRRRAHLRQHGVTHSGARPFQCVRCQREFKRLADLARHAQVHAGGPAPHPCPRCPRRFSRAYSLLRHQRCHRAELERAAALQALQAQAPTSPPPPPPPLKAEQEEEGLPLPLANIKEEPPSPGTPPQSPPAPPVFLSASCFDSQDHSAFEMEEEEAGRLGKKGGGQLARGMETGGDAPACLSPVSHTGHHHLFGTARPWGSPVSKGLSLSLCLSVNKCEFVKSKRARCSVEVGQAGGAGASQDLSSQL
- the ZNF579 gene encoding zinc finger protein 579 isoform X2, with product MDPQPPPPAQGSPPHRGRGRGRGRGRGRGRGRGRGGAGAPRAPLPCPTCGRLFRFPYYLSRHRLSHSGLRPHACPLCPKAFRRPAHLSRHLRGHGPQPPLRCAACPRTFPEPAQLRRHLAQEHAGGEVELAIERVAKETAEPSWGPQEEGSEPPTTAAAGATEEEAVAAWPETWPAGEPSTLAAPTSAAEPRESESEEAAAGAAELRAELALAAGRQEEKQVLLQADWTLLCLRCREAFATKGELKAHPCLRPEGEQEGEGGPPPRPKRHQCSICLKAFARPWSLSRHRLVHSTDRPFVCPDCGLAFRLASYLRQHRRVHGPLSLLAPLPAAGKKDDKASGARNSAKGPEGGEGAECVGASEGGEGGQNGGDAAPARPPAGEPRFWCPECGKGFRRRAHLRQHGVTHSGARPFQCVRCQREFKRLADLARHAQVHAGGPAPHPCPRCPRRFSRAYSLLRHQRCHRAELERAAALQALQAQAPTSPPPPPPPLKAEQEEEGLPLPLANIKEEPPSPGTPPQSPPAPPVFLSASCFDSQDHSAFEMEEEEVDSKAHLRGLGGLAS